A window of the Synechococcus sp. M16.1 genome harbors these coding sequences:
- a CDS encoding EVE domain-containing protein, whose amino-acid sequence MKSEPDAYGIDDLRREGTTLWDGIRNYQARNFMRSMEVGDQAFFYHSNCKPPGIIGLMEVMETGLVDPTQFDPTAKYYDPKSSPEKPRWDCARLRFLGEFDDLLSLDQLRELYSEEQLPVIKRGNRLSILPVPTDTANDLLSRLGQLH is encoded by the coding sequence ATGAAAAGCGAACCCGACGCCTACGGGATCGATGATCTGCGGCGCGAGGGCACCACGCTGTGGGACGGCATTCGCAACTACCAGGCCCGCAATTTCATGCGCAGCATGGAGGTGGGAGACCAAGCATTTTTTTATCACTCCAATTGCAAGCCCCCCGGGATCATCGGGCTGATGGAAGTGATGGAGACCGGCCTGGTGGACCCCACGCAATTTGATCCCACGGCCAAGTACTACGACCCCAAATCAAGCCCCGAGAAACCACGCTGGGACTGCGCACGCCTGCGATTCCTCGGCGAATTCGACGATCTGCTCAGCCTCGACCAGCTGCGGGAGCTCTACAGCGAAGAGCAGCTGCCCGTGATCAAACGCGGCAACAGGCTCTCGATCCTTCCGGTCCCCACCGATACCGCCAACGACCTCCTTTCACGGCTTGGCCAGCTCCACTGA
- the serA gene encoding phosphoglycerate dehydrogenase yields the protein MTKVLVSDPIDQAGIDILGQVAQVDQRTGLSEEELIGIIGEYDGLMIRSGTQVTAAVIAAAGRLKIIGRAGVGVDNVDVPAATQRGVLVVNSPEGNTIAAAEHALAMMLTLSRHIPQAHGGMRAGKWDRKKYVGNELYKKTLGVVGLGKIGSHVSRVAQAMGMEVIAYDPFIAADRAQRMQVKLLELDELFRTADYVTLHIPRTKDTENLVNAELLRTMKPTARIVNCARGGVVDEAAIAEAINNGVIAGAGLDVYASEPLAEDSPLRAVERGLVLTPHLGASTEEAQENVAIDVAEQIRDVLLGLPARSAVNIPGLSAEIMERLKPHLQLAETVGLLVSQLAGGHVKEMELRLQGEFASHPSQPLVIAALKGLLSAGLGDSINFVNASLEAKARGIQVLEVKDESSRDFAGGSLQITTRGDQGSRSVTGAVFADGDLRITSIDAFPVNVTPSSHMLFTRHRDMPGIIGHLGSLLGEHNVNIASMQVGRKIVRGDAVMVLSIDDPIPADLLQTITAIDGIQEAHPVTL from the coding sequence ATGACGAAAGTTCTTGTCTCCGATCCGATCGACCAGGCCGGGATCGACATCCTTGGCCAAGTGGCGCAGGTGGATCAGCGCACCGGCCTCTCGGAGGAGGAGCTGATCGGGATCATCGGTGAGTACGACGGGTTGATGATCCGTTCCGGCACCCAGGTGACCGCAGCGGTGATCGCGGCGGCGGGCCGGCTCAAGATCATTGGCCGCGCCGGCGTCGGCGTCGACAACGTTGATGTGCCTGCCGCCACCCAGCGGGGTGTGCTGGTGGTGAACTCGCCGGAGGGCAACACCATCGCTGCAGCGGAGCACGCTCTGGCGATGATGCTGACCCTCTCGCGGCACATCCCTCAGGCCCATGGCGGCATGCGGGCCGGCAAGTGGGACCGCAAGAAATACGTCGGCAACGAGCTCTACAAGAAGACCCTGGGGGTGGTCGGTCTCGGCAAGATCGGATCCCACGTCTCCCGGGTTGCCCAGGCCATGGGCATGGAGGTGATCGCCTACGACCCCTTCATTGCCGCTGACCGGGCTCAACGGATGCAGGTGAAGCTGCTGGAGCTGGATGAGCTGTTCCGCACCGCCGACTACGTCACCCTGCACATCCCGCGCACCAAGGACACCGAGAACCTGGTGAATGCGGAGCTGCTGCGCACGATGAAGCCCACGGCGCGGATCGTGAACTGTGCCCGCGGCGGCGTGGTGGATGAGGCGGCGATCGCTGAAGCCATCAACAACGGTGTGATCGCCGGTGCGGGCTTGGATGTGTACGCCAGTGAGCCCCTGGCGGAAGACTCCCCCCTGCGGGCGGTGGAGCGTGGTCTGGTGCTGACGCCCCACCTCGGTGCATCGACGGAAGAGGCCCAGGAGAATGTGGCGATCGATGTGGCGGAGCAGATCCGTGATGTGCTGCTGGGTCTGCCGGCCCGCAGTGCGGTCAACATTCCCGGCCTCAGCGCCGAGATCATGGAGCGGCTCAAGCCCCATCTCCAGCTCGCCGAGACGGTTGGTCTGCTCGTCAGTCAGCTGGCTGGCGGTCATGTGAAGGAGATGGAACTGCGCCTGCAAGGTGAATTCGCCAGCCATCCCTCCCAGCCTCTGGTGATTGCTGCCCTGAAGGGTCTGCTCAGCGCTGGTCTGGGTGACAGCATCAACTTCGTGAATGCCTCGCTCGAGGCCAAGGCCCGCGGCATTCAGGTGCTGGAGGTGAAAGATGAGAGCAGCCGCGACTTCGCCGGAGGCTCATTGCAAATCACCACCCGTGGTGATCAGGGCAGCCGCAGCGTCACCGGTGCCGTTTTTGCCGATGGCGATCTGCGCATCACCAGCATCGATGCCTTCCCGGTGAATGTGACCCCCAGCAGCCACATGCTGTTCACCCGGCACCGGGACATGCCCGGAATCATTGGTCACCTGGGCTCTCTGCTGGGCGAACACAACGTCAACATCGCCTCCATGCAGGTGGGCCGCAAAATCGTTCGCGGCGATGCTGTGATGGTGCTCAGCATCGATGATCCGATCCCAGCAGATCTGCTGCAGACGATCACGGCCATCGATGGCATCCAGGAAGCACACCCGGTCACGCTCTGA
- a CDS encoding photosystem II S4 domain protein, which translates to MLPREELLAGAQNPEELTVLVDLAEQVLRTWQPAWSPFLSAPLREEALARLGSLSELTWISDGGYPGAERQRLLCHRRDDSPDPAAPVQGLLIEGNFLFDPLSPEDLREALKAMGVDADHIGDLWVRGDRGGQGICTPSAAETLHGRLGAVREVEIRCESRPVEQLQQPVQRSVRTLQTVEASCRLDAIASAGFGLSRAKIVTHVKAGRLRLNWGNVRQASRELVVGDRLQLQDRGSVEVLSLTRTKRERWRVELRRS; encoded by the coding sequence ATGCTGCCCCGGGAGGAGCTGCTGGCGGGGGCCCAGAACCCGGAAGAGCTGACGGTGCTGGTCGATCTCGCGGAGCAGGTGTTGCGCACCTGGCAACCGGCCTGGAGTCCCTTTCTCAGCGCACCGCTGCGGGAGGAAGCCTTGGCACGCCTGGGCAGCCTCAGTGAATTGACCTGGATCAGTGATGGCGGCTATCCAGGCGCCGAACGCCAACGGCTGCTCTGCCACCGTCGCGACGACAGCCCTGATCCAGCAGCCCCGGTTCAAGGCCTGCTGATTGAAGGCAATTTCCTCTTCGACCCCCTTTCCCCCGAGGACCTGCGCGAAGCGTTGAAGGCCATGGGCGTCGACGCAGACCACATCGGCGATCTCTGGGTGCGCGGCGATCGCGGCGGGCAAGGGATCTGCACCCCCAGTGCTGCCGAAACACTGCATGGCCGCCTGGGTGCCGTGCGCGAGGTGGAGATTCGCTGCGAATCTCGTCCCGTGGAGCAGTTGCAGCAGCCTGTGCAACGCAGCGTCCGCACCCTGCAGACGGTGGAAGCCTCCTGTCGCCTGGATGCGATTGCATCGGCTGGATTCGGGCTGTCCCGAGCCAAGATCGTGACCCACGTCAAAGCTGGGCGCCTACGGCTCAACTGGGGCAACGTGCGTCAAGCGAGCCGTGAACTGGTGGTAGGCGACCGGCTGCAGCTGCAGGATCGCGGCTCGGTGGAGGTGCTCTCGCTCACGCGCACCAAACGGGAGCGCTGGCGCGTTGAACTGCGCCGCAGTTGA
- the murD gene encoding UDP-N-acetylmuramoyl-L-alanine--D-glutamate ligase has protein sequence MTRTIVVGLGHSGLGAARLLKQQNRDVVVFERGDNEALQHTSKTLAKEGIQVVLGQPLTLESFHAWRDNLDAVVIGPGIPWDHPTLVELRSEGIQVRGEMDLAWDALQQIPWIGITGTNGKTTVTHLLNHVLEASGLTAPMGGNMGLSAAELACQISSGATPRPDWLVMELSSYQIEAAPAVAPKIGIWTTLTPDHLERHGSLEAYRAIKRGLLERSACALFNADDPDLRQQRSSWNRGTWVSSEGARPDNQPADLWIDDEGMVRNTTTRLFAADALAMPGCHNRQNLLLVTAAALEVGLSPQQIADALRTFPGVPHRLEQLGTLAGASVFNDSKATNYDAAEVGLRAVQGPVVVLAGGQTKQGDASGWLEQLHTKACSLILFGAGAEELASLAKTAGYPGELLQCLELESAVNLAETAVQRHQASSLLLSPACASFDQYRDFEARGDHFRTLITPLLDVA, from the coding sequence ATGACACGCACGATTGTCGTTGGCTTGGGTCACTCAGGTTTGGGAGCTGCGCGTCTGCTCAAGCAGCAGAATCGCGACGTTGTTGTGTTCGAACGGGGCGATAACGAAGCCCTCCAACACACCTCGAAAACCCTCGCCAAAGAGGGCATTCAGGTGGTGCTGGGGCAGCCCCTGACCCTGGAGAGCTTTCACGCCTGGCGCGACAACCTGGACGCAGTGGTGATCGGCCCCGGCATCCCCTGGGATCATCCAACCCTGGTTGAGCTGCGATCCGAGGGCATCCAGGTGCGCGGCGAGATGGATCTGGCCTGGGATGCCCTTCAACAGATCCCCTGGATCGGCATCACAGGAACCAACGGCAAAACCACGGTCACCCATCTGCTCAACCACGTGCTGGAAGCCTCAGGCCTTACGGCACCGATGGGGGGAAACATGGGCCTCTCCGCCGCTGAACTGGCCTGCCAGATCAGCTCAGGGGCCACACCGCGGCCGGATTGGCTCGTGATGGAACTGAGCAGCTACCAGATTGAGGCGGCGCCCGCCGTGGCCCCCAAGATCGGCATCTGGACCACGCTGACCCCAGACCATCTCGAACGCCACGGCAGCCTGGAGGCCTACCGGGCCATCAAACGCGGGCTGCTTGAACGCTCGGCGTGCGCCCTCTTCAATGCCGATGATCCAGACCTGCGCCAGCAGCGCAGCAGCTGGAACCGCGGCACCTGGGTGAGCAGTGAGGGCGCGCGTCCGGACAACCAGCCCGCCGACCTCTGGATTGATGACGAGGGCATGGTGCGCAACACCACCACCCGCTTGTTTGCGGCTGATGCCCTGGCGATGCCGGGCTGCCACAACCGCCAAAACCTTTTGCTGGTGACCGCTGCCGCCCTCGAGGTCGGCCTCTCCCCCCAGCAAATCGCCGACGCCTTGCGCACATTTCCGGGCGTACCGCACCGGCTTGAGCAACTGGGCACGTTAGCAGGAGCCAGCGTGTTCAACGACAGCAAAGCCACCAATTACGACGCAGCCGAGGTTGGCTTGCGGGCCGTGCAGGGGCCCGTCGTGGTGCTGGCCGGGGGGCAGACCAAACAGGGCGACGCCAGTGGCTGGCTCGAGCAGCTGCACACCAAGGCCTGCAGCCTGATCCTGTTCGGTGCGGGGGCCGAGGAGCTGGCCAGCCTGGCCAAAACGGCTGGATACCCCGGCGAACTGCTGCAGTGCCTGGAGCTCGAGAGCGCTGTGAACCTGGCTGAAACGGCCGTACAGCGGCATCAAGCCTCATCGCTGCTGCTGTCACCGGCCTGCGCCAGCTTTGATCAATACCGGGATTTCGAGGCCAGAGGAGACCACTTCCGCACCCTGATCACCCCCCTGCTGGACGTCGCCTGA
- the prmA gene encoding 50S ribosomal protein L11 methyltransferase — translation MWWRLTLPCPPELEESLVWKLTDLGLHRHAVQHAPETPDRKTLLVWLPKPEWPELQRRELVASLQPLAEPFGLSLPNGHWDDVADEDWSLSWKQHWQADPVGTGLLILPAWLEVPPEHAARLVIKMDPGSAFGTGSHPTTRLCLEALEQSPPLGALVADLGCGSGVLGLAALGLGAESVVAADTDSLAVRATTDNRGLNDRSEAELQVALGSVETLSDLLAPRRADLLLCNILAPVIEALSPGFEGLLQPDGRALLSGLLVDQAPRLKEVLGGLGWLVTAEAAQGRWGLLEIRRR, via the coding sequence ATGTGGTGGCGTCTCACACTCCCGTGTCCTCCGGAGCTGGAGGAGTCGCTGGTGTGGAAACTGACGGATCTTGGGCTGCATCGCCATGCGGTGCAGCATGCTCCGGAAACGCCTGATCGCAAGACGCTGTTGGTCTGGCTCCCGAAGCCGGAGTGGCCGGAGCTTCAGCGGCGTGAGCTGGTCGCCAGCCTGCAGCCGCTGGCGGAGCCCTTTGGACTCAGCCTGCCCAATGGGCACTGGGACGATGTGGCCGACGAGGATTGGAGCCTCAGCTGGAAACAGCATTGGCAGGCCGATCCTGTCGGTACGGGGCTGTTGATCCTGCCGGCTTGGCTGGAGGTTCCTCCGGAGCATGCCGCTCGGCTGGTGATCAAGATGGACCCCGGCAGTGCCTTCGGCACCGGAAGTCACCCCACCACCCGGCTCTGCCTGGAGGCGTTGGAACAGTCGCCTCCGCTTGGGGCGCTTGTGGCCGATCTGGGCTGCGGCAGCGGGGTGCTGGGCCTCGCTGCGCTGGGTCTGGGCGCGGAGTCGGTGGTGGCCGCTGATACCGATTCCCTGGCGGTGCGTGCCACAACGGACAACCGCGGCCTCAACGACCGATCGGAGGCTGAGCTTCAGGTGGCTCTCGGTTCTGTGGAGACCCTGAGCGATCTGCTCGCGCCCCGCCGCGCTGATCTGCTGCTCTGCAACATCCTGGCCCCGGTGATTGAAGCCCTCTCCCCGGGTTTCGAGGGGCTGCTTCAGCCCGATGGGCGCGCTCTGCTCAGTGGGCTCCTGGTGGATCAGGCACCACGCCTGAAGGAGGTGCTGGGGGGCTTGGGCTGGTTGGTCACCGCCGAGGCGGCACAGGGCCGCTGGGGGCTGCTGGAGATCCGCCGCCGCTAG